The sequence GAGTACACTGGTTTCCATATCAGAGAACCCACCCCGCCCGTGTTGGTCAGCGAGTACACCGATCTCCAATTCCGAGACCCCCTCATGTCGGTCAGGGAGTACACCGATCTCCATATCAGAGACCCCCTCATGTCGGTCGGGGAGTACACCTGTCTCCGactctgaaccccccccccccgtgttgGAAGGGGAGTACACCAGTCTCTGTATCAGAGACCACCCCGTGTCGGTCGGGGAGTATACCGATCTCCGACTCTGAGACCCCCTCATGTCGGCTGGGGAGTACACTGGTGTCCGTATCAGAGACCCCCCCCCACCGTGTCGGTCAGGGTGTATACCGATCTCCGAGTCCAAGACACCCTCGTGTCGGCCGGAGATTACACCAGTCTCCGTATCAGAGACCCCCTCGTGTAGGAAGGAGAGTACACTGGTTTCCGTATCAGAGACCCCTCCCCCGTGTCGGTCAGGGAGTAAACAGGTTTCCAACTCCAAGACCCTCTCGTGTCAGATGGGGAGTACTGGGGAGTACACTGCTTTCTGTATCAGAGACCCCCATGTGTTTTCCCCAAGTCTCCAACTCAGAGAACATCACGTCCAGTGGCTGAGTCTGACCATCCGAGGCTGCaggcacctcccccccccactaccgCCATGACCAAATGCATCAGTGTCACGAGTGTGAGGGAGCtctgttctgggggaggggtggtgaaggAGCTCTGCGCTGGGGGAAGAAGAGGGTGAGAGGGGGGTATAACAAAGGGAGAAGGTAAGGGAGGGAGAAgacgggagagggtggggggtgagggggttagGGAAGTGGGTGAGGGGTTATGGGTGCAGTGGGAAGGTGGGTGAGTGGTGAGGGTTGAAAAGAACactggggagagggggtgagggcGAGTGGTAAGGGGTGAGAAGGGGGTAACAGAGGGAATGATGTGAGGGGGGTGAGGGGTtatggagggggtgaggggaggataACTCCAGCATCCCTGGTGTGGCCACACCTCCTCTGTACTGTCACACTCCCCAGGACTCCACCATTCTCACTGCTTTCAGTTTCCACCCGAGCTGCCTCTCGATTTCCCATCTTTGTCTAACAttcaccctgacatcactcccttcccTCACGTTTGCTTCCTTTGCTGCCCCATCAGGGGGTTTCCAGCCCCCAGCCCAGGATAAAAGCTCTGCAGAGAGATGGAGCATCTCAGAGACACTGACCCGGTGACAAACGAGGACCGTCCTGAGTCAGAGCAGCAGGCAGCAAGTGCCCAGGTGGAATCGTTGGCACTGCCCCATCCTGGCCGCTGTCCTCCTGCAGCCTTGAGTATTCCGTGTCTCCTGCACCCTTGGCTGTCACGTCCTCCTGCATCCCCAGGTGTCACATCCTCCTGCACCTCTGGGGATCTCATCTTCCTGCGCCCCCACCTGGCCCACCTCTCCCAGGCTGCTCAGGAAGCCCAGGCACCTATTCGTCTGTGTCCGTGTGGGGATGGAGATCCGTGTGACCGTGGTGTTGGTGTCGGTGGCTGTGGCCCTGCTGCTGAGCGGTGGGGTGATGGCGGTGGAGCGCCGCGGTTCAGGCGGACGGAGCTGCGACCTGTCCTTCTTCAGGACCATCCCTCCGGCTGTCATGACCACCTTCTGGAAGGCCCAGAGGCTCTATGTAAGGAAGTGACCGGATGTCTGACCCATCTGCCTTCCGCCAGCCCCCCCACCATCCACTGATGATCCTTGTACCCCCCTCCATCCACTGACGATCCCGTCTCTCCTCTCCCCAATCCCTGTAAACCCCACCCCCATTGACGATCCCTGTCTCCCCTTTCCCCGATCCCCCCTCCACCCACTGACAATCTTTGTCTCCCCTCTCCCTTGATCCCCGTACCCCCCTCCATCCACTGTTGATCCCTATCTCCCCCCTCCGTGTAGCCCCCTCCATCCACTGATgatccccctctcctctccccaatcCCCGTACCCCCCTCCATCCACTGACGATCCCTGACTCCCCTCTCCCTGTACCCCCTCCACCCACTGATGattcccatctccccctccctcaatTCCCATATCATACGATCCCCGTATTCCCTCCATCCGCTGACCCCCACATCCTCTCATCCCCCTCCATGATCCCCGACCTCACCCTCCTCCCTGATCCTTGTCCTCTCACCCCTTCCCCAACACCCCCCATATTCAttcattcccctccccacccactgacCCGCACAtcctctcaccccccaccccgtctCCACTGAAACCCTCATCACTTACCTCCTCCACACTGAACTCCCTGTCCCTGCCCTTTGACCCCCTGACCTCTCCCACTGAACCCCCTCCGCCCTTCTCCCATCCCACCCCGCCAACCACACTctctccattccccccacccccccccccccaccaggaagGCTACAACTCctcaccgactctctctctctccacaggacAGTACCCACTCCAGATCTGACTCTGGATCcagctccagatctgaatctgGCTCCAGGACCACTTTTCAACTGGCTACCACTGACGAGCTGAGGGCCCTGAGTGTGAGTGTTGTCTGTATCTCTGGTCTCTTCGACCCCTCACCCTCCTCCCTTCCACCCTCTCAcctcctctcttcctccctcccaccccttccctgcTCCCTCCTCACCCCTGCCTCCTGTGAACTCCCCGTACAAACCAGAACAAGAGTTGTTGATGAGGGTGAAGggaaccccgcccccccccacctcctttcgCTGGAAAGGTCGATGTGATGCGTGGAGAGGTTTTGAGGAGAGCAGACGTTAGACGGACCATTAATGCTGTCAGTCGGATGGGTTGAAATGTCTGTACTTtatgcaagattcttttattAGAGAATTTCCTTTAGTCGACCGTAAGGCAAatgaagatttgccatcagcaggaaTTGCCCGGTGGCCccttacagacagagagagagagaggcaaaagtCTCGAGCCCGTCCCCAGCGGCCCGCAGCCAGGGGCGAGTGtctccgaccccccccccccccccccccccgaccatgGCCGCCAGCTGCCCCGCCACTCTCTGGCCTCCGCGGCCCTCGCCGGCACCGTGGGTCACCCCCTTCTCCAAGGCGTTGGGGCGTGGATCGGTTCATGAAGTGATAGCAGTGTGGCTGCGGTGCAGGGTCAGGATAGGCTGAGGCAGGTTTTGACATAgcggggggtggggagttggggAATGGATTGCCAGTGTGGGATAGTATCTCAGCTGTAGAAGGGCAGGTGAGCCTCCGAGTCATTGTGGGTGGAAGTGTTCTAACAGCCCACAGGACCCTCGCCACTTTCAGGGGCCAATCGctccaagaatgtgcctgcagaagcgaCTGCGGGTGCGTTCGAATCGACGTTCGGGGGTGGGGTCTTCCGGTTTGAGGAGGGATGAGGCCCCCTCCAACCCACCTCCACCACAGCCCTTGCCTTTCCTGACTGACCCTCCCCTCTGCAACTCCAGGTCCCCGAGAGGATGATCCTGGTCCACGCTGAGTTTGACCACTTCTCTGCTGTGTTGAGCAGCAGGGAGGGAACCTTCAGAGCTGCTGGCAGGAAGGTCTGGGACTTACTCGTCACCATCTCAGAGCAACTGGAGCACTGTGTACAGGTGAGGACGCGTCTGGTGTGAACAGGCAAGGGGGTCTGTATGTGCGCAGGTGGGGTCGTGTATGTTGTCTACAGCAAAGGGGGTCTGTGTCTGTATAGATGGAAGGGTCTCGTGTGTGTACCAGAGATTGCGGGGTCTGTGCgccaacagtttggaaaatgagaTCCAAcacataggagcaggaataggccgttcagcccatcaactccaccccaccatttaatcaggagctgatccattttccccactcagccccactgccttggCCTTCTTcccgtaacctttgatgtcctggctcatcaagaacctatcaatctctgccttaaatacacccaatgggcCTGGCCTCTGAATCTGCCCGTGGCAACAaatgccacagattcaccgccctctggctggagaaattcctccccgtctctgtttaAAGCGGacgccttcaatcctgaagttgtgcccctcttctcccagactctcccaccgtggtgAAACgacctttctacatcgactctgtccacccTTTCAACGTTCAAAAGGTTTCAATGagaattcttcccccccccacccaccattctccccccccacccaccattctcccccccccacccaccattctccccccccccccacccaccattctcctaaattccatcgagtgcaggtcaagagctgtcaaatgctttttgTACGATAGCCCTTTCATACCCAGAAttgtccttgtgaacctcctctcaaCCCTCACAGATTTCATACTAGACCATCTCACCGGGTCCAGCTGGCTGTCTCTCATCCCCTCCAACTCCTGCTCAATCCCCTCCTGCTCTTCCTCTCCACCGCCCTAGTTTCACCCACCCTCTAACACGTGCAAGACGGCCTGTAGGTTGAGCGGGTGGTGACAAAGGCAAATGTGACGCTTGCCTTCACTTCAAGAGGaagagaatacaagagcagggatgtgacattgaggctttataaggccctcctggtgagatctcacatggaggattatgggcagttctgggctccttgtttaaaaaaggacgttctggcattggagaggaggttcacaaggatgatttcggGAGGGAAAGGGTTATCGCGTGAGGAGTGTTTGACGTCTCTTGATCTGTAcccgttggaatttaggagaatgggggggggggggggggggggggggggggcggggagggtatctcattgaaacatattgaatgttgaaaggcgtggacagagtcaatgtagaaaggttgtttccccacggtgggagagtctggggcaagaggggcacaacttcaggattgaagggcgtccgtttaaaacagagacagggaggaatttctccagtcagagggtggtgaatctgtggaatttgttgccacaggtggttgtggaggccgggccgttgggtgtatttaaggcagagattgatcagttcttgattagccaggcatTGAAGgctgtggggaaaatggatcagctcgtgattcaATGGTGGGgtaaacttgatgggctgaatggcctatttctgctcctatgttttaaaagaaatttagacCCACAGcgaggtaacaggccattctggcccacgagtttgtgccacccaatgggggggggggggggcccattaacctatatccctggtacattttgaacggtgggaggaaatcggggaaaaccccatgcagacactggggagATCATGCAAACCCCTTTCGGATGACCCAGGAGTCATTCCCGATTGTGGGCGCCGTAAAGGCCAAGTGTGCCACCCCATGCCTTACGCTTGCACTTTAATCTCCCAGGATTCAGAGGAAGAAGCCCTTGGCGCTGGCCAGTTTTCCGGGGATCTCGCTCGCTTGCTGCAGCGACTGAAGAACGACTTCAAATCGGTAATTTCTCTGACCCTTTGCAGTCAAACGTTTGGCCAGGTGGTCGCTTAGCGTGAGGGGCTGGGATGGGAATGCTATGGTGGAGATTCTCCTGCCGCACTcctacgtggggggggggggggggggggggggttgcagcaGAATCATAGTGGAAACACTtacataaaccaccttataaaataGTGCGGGAATAAGCcaaggtcaggcagtgtctggggttcatcgtccattcaggaacctgatgggtgcggggaagaagctgcccttgtgccgctgggcgctcgtcttcaggctcccagaccttttcccccgatggtggcagagtgaagaggacctggcctgtggggtgggggtggctctttgaggatagaggctgctttctcgagtcaccgcctcttgtagatggagtgaagtctggtgcctgcgatgtcacaggccgagttgaCAACCCTTTTTCCTGAGCGTCGGCACCTCAGCACCGGGCTGCGAGGCAACCGGCCAGGGCGCTCTCTGCGGTCCACCTGCAGGGGTTTTTGAGCCTTCGGTGACAGAGGGATCGAGTTTGGGGGCAGGGAGGCTGTGCTGTGACTGTCCTGGTGAAGTCGCATCTGGAGTCCCGcacgcagttctggtctcctgacgcGAGGAAGAATGGGCTGGCTTTGGAGGTGTTTGGCTGGGTTggttccagggatgagggggttggcctgcAACTGCACTCGCTGGGATTTAGAacaatgagagggaatcttataatattatgaggtaggtaaattgttcccattggtgggggagactcgaACTAGGGGACATCGCCCCAAGATtcagggcagagatgaggagcaactggttttcccagagggtgggggaatctgtggaattcactgcccgttgaagcagtggaggcgacctcagtaaatacatttaagacgaGGTTGGGTAGGGGGGGATTTAAGGGATGGGgggaaaggcaggtcggtggggacgagccgatcatcagatcagccctgatctcattgaatgggggagcaggctcaaacgggccaaatggccaactcctgctcccgtTTCTGATGTCCTGGGTTCACACTGGAGTTCTGATGGGGTGGATGTGTGCCCGCCACCCCAGGTCCATCTAAAGCTGAGACTCTGCTGgtagcgggggggaggggggtcgagTGTTCCAATAAGCATAATGAACCTTGCAGGTCTGCAGAGGTGGAAGAAATACGCAGAAacgttggagggactcagcaaatccccgttatccggaattcaagcaacccgaCCAAccaataacaaataaataaattttaaaaattaaaataagtaaaaatgttattaaaagtTGCAAACTGTGAAAGTCAAGGTTCCCCAAAGCGACACATGACCCACGTTCGAGTAAAGTGGTGATGCCGGCCGATGCCGCACCGCTGGGGTTGGACTCTCCCCAAGCGCCTGCATGATGATTCTTTATTAAGTATTGAGTATATCTGCAAGGCTTTTTCTGTAaacctggggggaggggggttaattgtgagcagcacagttagcgtgacCCTGTTGCAGCGTTCACGAGCAGGGGACAAATTTAAATTGTGGGGATTACCCGATGAAAGTGAACTTTACTTAATTAAGGATGACAACACTGATTTAGtttaaattactttacattttgcgcacttttaaactgtttattcttaatgcaggttggAGGATTGgtcgatgccggataagtgaattttccggtttctTGAGACTATGCCGGatatgtattttctggttgcttgagacttaatctcacaatgcctaactaacacctgcattaagaataaatagtttcaaAGACAAAATCACTATCCTGTACTTCCACTGAACACTCTCCTGAATATATAAAGAATTTTGCTTTATTTCCATTCatgttctttgaaaacatttaaccatcgctgcaactgcaggttcctccccctcccatagataaattaaccccccctcccccaagtttacaggtaaagcttctgaccggggcaactcttactaagcagggataaggagacactttaagagagccgccccaatggcgagtggcatcaacccgCCCTTCATTCTGGGCGACGCCATCGCTGCTTCACACaactttgttcaaacagctgctccgagcaaagcccgaccaaggccctccctccgctggctggatattggctcccatcttcacccaaggtttatgtgttacttcagagagcattttcaattttaaacttgcaaatttttttacctattgttttatttttatttaatttttttaatgccggttgcttgaattccgattaccagagggttttactgtataaattaCTTTTCAGGCTCAAGTCCTACTTCACGGTTtgagaaaaagcaggcaggtggctgaacggaagggggaggagtacaggtgtTATTTGGGTATTGatgggacaggagagaggaaggtgagaattgatggggggaggaggctttgtgaatgcagagttggagtaaaggagacagagggaaagggagagaggggaaagagagagggagacaggggaaagagagagagggtagagagagagagagggaaaggagtgtAGTTAGGAgacaaagggagagggggagaaagagaaagggagagaggagagggatggagggaacaaagagagaaagaggggagagagaggaagaaaaagagagagagaaaggggtgcaGATGAGACGGAGGGATAAAGGAGAGGggtagaaagagaaagagaggtagaaagtggaaagagggagagaggggagagggaacagagagaaagagaggggacagggagagaaagagagagggagaggggacagggagagagagagagagggggcgaggggacagggagagagaaagaaagagggagagagggaacagagagaaagagagagatggagctACAGAAAAGGAGACAAGGAAATATGAGGAGGGGgaatttaatggaaactggatgtcgacgttaatgccatcagttggagggggcccagagggaacatgaggtgttgttccttcgtTCCTCCTCCCCACTTTCTGACCGGGGTCAATAGTGACCCATGACAGGGGTCAGTAATGACCAGTGACGGGGTCAAGTCTTTAGAGATGGCATTAAGGTCAGAAGCCTCTCTTAGGATGGCTCAGAACTTGGGGTGACTGGGAGAGGCCACTTCACCAAGAGCTTTGCATTCACCAGTGCCTCTCTCTTCCCTGTGCCAGGGCGATGCCGCGGCTCTTGCAGAAATGGTCTTCACCAACCTGGTGCAGTTGCTGAACGAACATCTGACCTGCGTGGCCAAGGGGACTTCGTGTTAGTGATGTTGACGTGGAAACCAATCACCAGCTAACCTTCCCCTGGACCACCCGTCACCAACGAAACCTCTCCAGGACCACCCATATCCCCAACTAACTCTGCTCGGACCACCAATATCCAGCGAAACATCTCCGGGACCTCACCAGCTAACGCTGCTTGGACTGCTGATCACCTGCGAAACATCTCCAGGACCTGTCTCCCTCACCGGGAGTaaaacacgcaagtctgcagacaccatgattgatgtttaaaaaaaaaaccacacacattgctggagaaactcagcagatcatccaGCGTTCCGACCCTCTCCAGGACCTATCTCTCACTCTGATCCTCACTGGACGTGGACAAACCCGGGTTATGATCCTCAATGCCACATTGCCTCCAtgtcagacccccccccccccccatgaggtTTGGACCGGCTGGATTCCTTCCCTGACCTTATTTATTGAGTATTTAAGTATTTAATAATTTAGCCGTGCTTTGGCAACAagcctatttattttttttaccttGAACACGTGatctatttaatatttttaaaaatcttttaatttattgCAGTttgatttattattattattaagctTATTGTCagccaattgtacaagtacaacctgatgaaacagtgttctccggttctCAGTGTAAGATAGATatgaaggacaagtatttcatctatacaaataaatgaataaatattgcttcatgaatctGAGAGTCTCGagtggttagtgtgagcggttcctttggtcattcagcattctcactgcccatgggaagaagttagtggctctgatcctcctggatctcttccccaacaggagcagttgAACGATGCTGCATGCGGGATGGAAGGGtccctcgatgattttgcacgccctcttcggGCAATGTTCCCAGTCGATCACGTtgacggggggagggagggagactccagtgatcctctctgccgctcttatggtcctgtgggttgacctctgatccatttctctggggCGGCCTGTACCCGCACCATGATGCCGCCAgctaggacgctctcgatagaaggtcctgtagaaggttgacgtgatggtggccggtagccttgtccaCCTCAGTCTACTCAGGAAGTGCATTTGCTGCGGGGCCTCCCTGACAAGTTGAGTGTCCGCGATAGGTCGCTGGTTAagtgaacaccaaggaacttggttctccccactctctccaccacagagttgttgatgcaTAGTGGatggtggtcgttcctggtcctcctgaagtcctcgatcatctcctttgccttgagACTCAAGTTGTCCCTCTTGCACCGTATCTCGAGAGTACAGGCGATGGATCTTAGATGcaagaggaggagagtgagagtgtcggGATCACTCATGTGGtggtgagaaggtcagaggagtttagctgggtggagTTTGGGGAGTGTGGTGTCCAGTGAAGAATAAAAGGAAGTTGACTTTATGATGTACTGAAAGACACGAGTGAGTGGATTCTTTACTTGTTAGTAAACTGTGGTAAGTTACAAgtgcacagccctgaggtgctcagtGTTACGGCGCTCGACGTCCTGCTGCTGTCCTGGACAGACTGCTTAATGTTGTCAGACATGGGGCAAGTTAGAGCAAGACGCAGCTATCCCTGGTCTGGACCCTTCAGAGCCCAGTCCAGACCTGCGTGAGGAGTGTCTCACAGGGGTGAGGGGTGGATGTGGAGAACCTGGGATGGGATAGCAGTGCCTTACCTAGATGGGGTTTCATGTGAACTGACTGGTCTTGGAGCACGTTGATGGATTGATCTGCAGATTCTTGAGCAAGAATCCCTGTGGTCACTGTAACTTCCTAACTAGTGCGGAGAGAGGGgcggggagggagcgcccagccgggggaaggggtggtgaatagacccatccccaccagtactgtactcctgtattacacagggacagacctgtccccatcagtactgtaccctggtgttacacagggacagacccgtccccaccagtaagaggaaaggtgtggattgattttgactctgttgaaggagacagagggaaaaggaaagagagagagagagagactgaattaGTGGAATGGGGACAAGGAAGAAGATGGGAAAGGGGTAGGGTTTCTAATGTAAatgtcgatgttaataccatccggttggagggggtgtaggcagaagatgaggtgctggtcCTCGaacttgtgggtggtctcagtctggcagcgcctgtcatcaagggaatgggaagggaaacTGAAAAGTGCGGCCAcggggagatccatgctattgcgatGGATGGAGCCAAGATGCTCAATTAAGCAATCTCCGGGGGATGTCACATGGCGATGCAGAGCCAGGACAGGAGATCTGGCTCCTCTGAGAAAAAGTTCTGAAAATCAGAGTATCTACTCTAAAAATACTAATAAGTATGAAGCGTGAACTACCCTGGAATGTGAAAAGATGCCACTCGAGAAGTCGAAGAGAAGAACAAAGATGGAAAAGAGTCATAGCTGGAAGGGCCCACCTTGCAGACgagaccgggggggggggtggctggagGGGGCCCTGCTCTCCATCCGAAAACGAGCTCCCCGACCTGCCGCATTGCGGCCTGTGGATGAACTGGTAGAAGGAATGACATGCAGTCGCGAGTGTCAGCAGAAGGGAGACCCGGCTGAATTGGCGATCCAGGGCCTGGCAGCAACCAGGAGGAAGACAATCATATAAATTATTAAGGAAACAGGAGGATATATGGAAGAAGAAAGACGAGAAGAACTGGATATTATAATTTGGAAAAAGAGATCCTATTCTTGGAGAAAGAATGTCCATCGGAAGATAGCAAgagaaaagtcactgtaaatgtgtggaaaagaaaaagtgtatatcatggctattgtgatttatggtgtgaaaaataaaaaaataaaaaaatttaaaaaaaaggaagatagCAAGAGGATTCTATTGAATAAGAAGTTACAATATAACACTTTACAGTCATCTAGAatagaaaagt comes from Narcine bancroftii isolate sNarBan1 chromosome 5, sNarBan1.hap1, whole genome shotgun sequence and encodes:
- the LOC138762878 gene encoding interferon lambda-3-like, giving the protein MEIRVTVVLVSVAVALLLSGGVMAVERRGSGGRSCDLSFFRTIPPAVMTTFWKAQRLYDSTHSRSDSGSSSRSESGSRTTFQLATTDELRALSVPERMILVHAEFDHFSAVLSSREGTFRAAGRKVWDLLVTISEQLEHCVQDSEEEALGAGQFSGDLARLLQRLKNDFKSGDAAALAEMVFTNLVQLLNEHLTCVAKGTSC